One Vigna unguiculata cultivar IT97K-499-35 chromosome 7, ASM411807v1, whole genome shotgun sequence genomic region harbors:
- the LOC114192597 gene encoding nuclear transcription factor Y subunit B-9-like, with protein MAGAREQDQYMPIANVLRIMRRILPQHAKISDEAKETVQECVSEYISFITAEANDRCQREQRKTVTAEDVLWAMGKLGFDDYAQSLSVYLNRYRQSEGERMSGGRRGSTSVPPMELDPPFHPYPPHGFGMFDYDPSHSIASSSRSSGGFVQNFDPYANPNPNPTPDEFDPFGNPRPADDNNNNNNCM; from the coding sequence ATGGCTGGAGCAAGGGAGCAAGATCAGTACATGCCAATAGCAAATGTGCTGAGGATCATGCGAAGGATCTTGCCACAACATGCAAAAATCTCTGACGAAGCTAAAGAGACCGTCCAAGAATGTGTGTCGGAATACATTAGCTTCATCACTGCCGAAGCCAATGACCGATGCCAGCGCGAACAACGTAAGACAGTGACTGCTGAAGATGTTTTGTGGGCTATGGGAAAACTTGGTTTTGATGACTATGCTCAATCTCTTTCTGTTTACCTGAATCGTTATCGCCAAAGTGAAGGAGAACGCATGTCTGGGGGGAGACGTGGTTCTACTTCTGTTCCTCCAATGGAGCTTGACCCACCTTTTCATCCTTATCCTCCTCATGGTTTTGGAATGTTTGACTATGATCCATCACACTCCATAGCTTCTTCTTCCAGATCATCAGGTGGATTTGTTCAAAACTTTGACCCTTATGCTAATCCAAACCCTAATCCAACCCCAGATGAGTTTGACCCTTTTGGTAATCCAAGACCCgctgatgataataataataataataactgcATGTGA
- the LOC114190144 gene encoding protein SMAX1-LIKE 3-like, whose amino-acid sequence MRAGVCSIQLQALTPEAATLVKQAVTLATRRGHAQVTPLHIATVMLATSTGLLRKACLQCHSHPLQYKALELCFNVSLNRLPASTPSPLLSASYSTTPSLSNALVAAFKRAQAHQRRGSIENQQQPILALKIEVEQLIVSILDDPSISRVMREAGFSSALVKTRVEQAVSMDVCSQEQASEQNTTKLQVLGGSNTSPPRSFSQFGGSFIKSMDHVSDEVAGVDDVTSALNALVSKRRNTVIVGESLASAEGVARGVMQRLERGNFVQFVSLPLFSFRNISKEEVERKLLELRSLVKSHVGRGFILYLGDLKWLFEFWSSYCEQRTNCYSSVEHMVMELKKLISGNGENGRLWLMGIATFRTYMKGKACHPSLETIWDLHPFTVPVGSLSLGLNFDSDFQVQERSKATFKDESFEERAKVRKHLTCCRDCSLNFEKEAKSIANSITISKRDCTTSLPTWLKNCKEERSHVMDDQENAKLKEICRKWNSFCSSAHGYPSNIEKQFLFISSSPSPSSPTSASSHERKSSFNLTHLNWPVISEPKEVSKECQLYTETTVSDECYEGNLIMFMPERNIPKPDLLSNPNSSPNSASSSEAAEGLDSTQMFKEHNDENLKILSDALQKMVPQNKETAKEIASTVLLCRSGMRKGENHLVKREDRQETWFFFQGMDSGAKETVSKELAKVVFGSYTNFVPIGVSSFSGGDSTNEESKNKRPRDEFGGSYLQRFGEAVNENPHRVFFMEDLDQVDHFSKKGVKKAIENGTITLPCGESVPLKDAIVIFSSENFSSAPARTTSPSSDENMEKENLNNSEEKTPCLSLDLNMAIEVDAQKNVHLDEATVEIAELVDKQIKFHV is encoded by the exons ATGAGAGCAGGAGTTTGCAGCATACAGCTACAAGCTCTGACACCAGAGGCTGCAACCCTAGTTAAACAAGCTGTTACTCTTGCCACAAGAAGAGGACATGCTCAAGTGACACCTCTTCACATTGCTACTGTCATGCTTGCTACTTCCACTGGCCTTCTCCGCAAAGCTTGCCTTCAATGTCACTCTCATCCTCTCCAATACAAGGCTTTAGAACTTTGTTTCAATGTTTCCCTCAACCGTTTACCAGCCTCCACACCAAGCCCTCTTCTGAGTGCTTCATATTCCACCACTCCCTCACTCTCCAATGCCTTGGTTGCAGCCTTCAAGCGAGCTCAGGCTCACCAACGCCGTGGATCCATTGAGAACCAGCAGCAACCCATTTTGGCCTTGAAGATTGAGGTGGAGCAGCTCATAGTCTCTATCCTTGATGACCCTAGCATTAGCAGGGTCATGAGAGAAGCTGGTTTTTCAAGTGCCCTTGTCAAAACCAGGGTTGAACAAGCTGTTTCGATGGATGTTTGTTCACAAGAACAAGCTTCCGAGCAAAACACCACCAAACTTCAAGTTCTTGGTGGCAGCAACACGTCCCCACCAAGATCTTTTAGCCAATTTGGGGGCTCATTCATCAAATCTATGGACCATGTTAGTGATGAAGTTGCTGGTGTAGATGATGTAACCAGTGCTTTGAATGCACTTGTGAGCAAGAGGAGAAACACGGTGATTGTTGGGGAGAGTCTTGCTAGTGCTGAGGGAGTAGCTAGGGGAGTGATGCAAAGGTTGGAGAGAGGGAATTTTGTGCAATTTGTGAGTCTTCCTCTTTTCTCCTTCAGGAACATTAGCAAGGAGGAGGTTGAAAGGAAGCTGCTAGAGCTTAGAAGCCTGGTAAAAAGTCATGTGGGAAGAGGGTTTATTCTATACTTGGGTGATCTCAAGTGGTTGTTTGAGTTCTGGTCAAGTTATTGTGAGCAAAGAACAAACTGCTACAGTTCTGTGGAGCACATGGTGATGGAGCTTAAAAAGTTAATCAGTGGAAATGGGGAGAATGGTAGATTATGGCTTATGGGGATTGCAACTTTTAGAACATACATGAAGGGCAAAGCATGTCACCCCTCCCTTGAAACTATTTGGGATCTTCACCCTTTCACAGTTCCAGTTGGTAGCCTGAGCCTGGGTTTAAATTTTGATAG tGATTTTCAAGTTCAGGAGAGAAGCAAGGCAACATTCAAGGACGAATCTTTTGAAGAACGGGCCAAAGTGCGCAAACATTTAACTTGCTGCAGAGATTGCtcattgaattttgaaaaagaagctAAAAGCATCGCCAATAGTATTACTATAAGCAAGAGAGATTGCACTACCAGCTTGCCAACATGGCTCAAAAATTGCAAGGAAGAGAGAAGTCACGTGATGGATGATCAG GAAAATGCTAAGCTTAAGGAAATCTGCAGGAAATGGAACTCATTCTGCAGTTCAGCACATGGTTATCCCTCCaatattgaaaaacaatttttgttcaTTTCATCTTCACCTTCACCTTCATCCCCTACTTCAGCCTCTTCACATGAAAGAAAATCTAGCTTCAATCTTACACACCTAAATTGGCCAGTCATTTCTGAACCAAAAGAAGTTTCTAAAGAATGTCAGTTATACACTGAGACTACTGTGAGTGATGAGTGTTATGAAGGAAACTTGATAATGTTCATGCCAGAGAGAAACATTCCTAAGCCAGATCTTTTGTCTAATCCCAATTCTAGTCCCAATTCTGCTTCTTCAAGTGAGGCAGCGGAAGGTTTGGATAGCACTCAAATGTTCAAGGAGCACAATGACGAGAATCTAAAGATTCTCAGCGATGCATTGCAGAAAATGGTTCCACAAAATAAAGAAACGGCTAAGGAGATTGCAAGCACTGTGCTTCTTTGCAGGTCAGGGATGAGAAAAGGAGAGAATCACTTGGTGAAGAGAGAAGATAGACAAGAAACTTGGTTTTTCTTTCAAGGTATGGATTCTGGAGCAAAAGAAACGGTCTCAAAAGAGCTAGCTAAAGTTGTCTTTGGCTCTTACACCAACTTTGTCCCCATTGGTGTAAGCAGTTTTTCTGGTGGTGATTCCACGAACGAGGAGTCCAAAAATAAAAGACCAAGAGATGAGTTTGGAGGCAGTTATCTTCAGAGGTTTGGGGAAGCTGTGAATGAGAATCCTCATAGGGTGTTCTTCATGGAAGATTTGGACCAAGTTGATCACTTTTCGAAAAAGGGTGTGAAGAAAGCTATTGAAAATGGAACTATAACCCTTCCTTGTGGTGAATCTGTGCCTCTCAAGGATGCCATTGTCATTTTCAGCAGTGAAAACTTTAGTTCAGCTCCTGCAAGAACTACTTCTCCATCTTCTGATGAAAACATGGAAAAAGAGAATCTGAATAACTCAGAAGAGAAAACTCCATGCCTTTCTTTGGATCTGAACATGGCCATTGAAGTTGATGCGCAAAAAAATGTGCATTTAGATGAAGCCACTGTTGAGATCGCAGAGTTAGTGGATAAGCAAATTAAGTTTCATGTATGA